A part of Miscanthus floridulus cultivar M001 chromosome 6, ASM1932011v1, whole genome shotgun sequence genomic DNA contains:
- the LOC136457834 gene encoding LOB domain-containing protein 42-like, translated as MRMSCNGCRVLRKGCSDNCAIRPCLQWIRSPDAQGNATVFLAKFYGRAGLVNLITAGPEHVRPAIFRSLLYEACGRMLNPVYGSVGLLWSGNWQLCQDAAETVLRGMPIAQPPPTATAVPPHRSCDIRHVARREAGRGAGAVDAGLHRMANSSRGQFKRSGAHRSADSGGIELVFSQPSASYMPVDIRQAQPLNWAPRQPSHEYSASHDDDGAVRESDSNASVDTVDVSHVSQSEPEPPRESDERAADSLDLTLGLPPTVHKVEPSDVDDDHPCHRGEPMKLGLAMADSRAR; from the exons ATGCGGATGAGTTGCAACGGGTGCCGCGTGCTTCGCAAGGGGTGCAGCGACAACTGCGCCATCCGGCCGTGCTTGCAGTGGATCCGCAGCCCCGACGCGCAGGGCAATGCCACCGTCTTCCTCGCCAAGTTCTACGGCCGCGCAGGCCTCGTCAACCTCATCACCGCCGGCCCTGAACACGTCCGACCCG CAATATTCCGGTCTCTGCTGTACGAGGCTTGCGGCCGCATGCTCAACCCGGTGTACGGCTCGGTCGGCTTGCTCTGGTCCGGGAACTGGCAGCTTTGCCAGGACGCCGCCGAGACGGTCCTCCGCGGCATGCCCATCGCGCAGCCCCCGCCCACAGCCACGGCTGTCCCGCCTCACCGGTCATGCGACATCCGCCACGTCGCCAGGAGGGAAGCAggccgcggcgccggcgccgtggaTGCCGGCCTCCACCGGATGGCCAACAGCTCGCGGGGACAATTCAAACGATCCGGCGCCCACAGATCCGCAGACTCCGGCGGCATCGAGCTCGTCTTCTCCCAGCCGTCGGCTTCGTACATGCCGGTCGACATCCGACAGGCGCAGCCACTGAACTGGGCGCCACGCCAGCCAAGCCACGAGTACTCTGCCAGCCATGACGACGACGGCGCCGTGCGGGAGAGCGACAGCAACGCCTCGGTGGACACCGTGGATGTCTCTCATGTCAGCCAGTCCGAACCGGAGCCACCAAGAGAGAGCGATGAGCGTGCGGCGGATAGCCTGGACCTCACACTAGGTCTGCCACCGACGGTGCACAAGGTCGAGCCGTCGGACGTTGACGACGACCACCCTTGTCACAGAGGCGAACCGATGAAGCTCGGCTTGGCCATGGCGGATTCTAGAGCTAGATAA